The Pseudoalteromonas luteoviolacea DNA window GGTGGTTGAATTTGAAGATGGCTCAACGGAAGAAGTCTTTGGCGGTTGGGTGGTTGTCACAGACCCAAGTTATGCGCCACAAACTTTGAATGTTGTTTCTTTATTTGATGAAGCTTATGACACCTTTGTAAGGAAACTGAATTTGCAGCCTGAAGTCTTCAGTGGCGGTAAGTTTAATCCTGACTACAAACCTGCGTTTGATGATCATATAAAGCCAATTTTTAAGGCCACTGGACAACAACTTTGGAATGCATACTTACCGGAGATAGCAGTTCAGGCACATAAGTCAGTAGATTCAATTAAAGCGAGCGATGATCCCGATACGACAATCTTGGCGGGACTCGCATATATTCGGCAGCCAAACCCTGGTACAGAAGCGACTTGGCGATCTCAGTCAATCGATGAAGGCGCACCATTGATGCCTTTATCACTTGGTGACTCAAGTGCAGCTGGAGGTAAACCATTTTTAACTCCGACCATCACGCAATATCAGTTTTTACATAGTTGGTCTAATCACCAATATGTCGATACTGCGAAGCAAAAGTTGGGAGAAGGTGAGTATTTAGATAGAGCGACATTACAAAACTGTCTCGGAGGGAGATTCAGTCCTGGGATCGATATGACTTGGATTATCCGAGAGACGGCGATGTATCAAGATTGGCAATCGGGGGCCGGTCCTTTTAGGATAAAACATAAGCCACTTAACTATGCAAACATTGATAATACGCACACCGCGTTTTTGGGGTTAGGTTGGGTGCCACGTCATGAAGCGGTTGAGCATTTAGGGTTAGAACCAGGCGACGCCACTAAATTCATGGCTTTACCTTGGCATGCTGATTATAACTCTTGTGCAATTCATCAAACATCTCCCAATGAGCTTAAATCAGAGACCTTGTACTGGTCTTGGCCTGCACAGCGCCCTGTTACCGTGTATGTCGCTCAGGATTATGATACTGAAACCCAAACGCTGCCACCTCAGCGTTATTCTGTAAGAGGCACAGGTACATATCCGCTAGAAAATACGCCAAGTGATAAGCATGATTTGGCGAACGCAGGACGTTTTTGGGAATACAGAGACATGTTGACTAAATGGGATGACATCGGCGTTGTCGTCCAAGCGACCATTATTGATGATAATCGCTCTTACGAACCCGATGTGTATTTGGAAGTTGAAAGCCGTTTAACAGGCGATGAACCTATGCTGGCCCCACCCAAACCTTGGCCTTTATTGGCTGGTAGCGGTAGCGCAACACGCAAAAAATAAGGAGTTGTTATGCGCGATTTTTGTTACGACGTCGTCATAATTGGAGGAGGTCCTGCTGGCATGGCAGCGGGGATCGCGCTAAAAAACTTAGGTCTTGAAAAGGTACTAGCCGTAGAGGCGGGTACCTATTCAAAGCCTAAAGTAGGCGAGAGCATACCACCAGATACAATTAAGCTCTTCCAGCGTTTAGGTATTGCCCATGATTTTATTCTTCAGAACCACGAGCACTGCTTGGGTAGCTATTCTTGTTGGGGAGACTCAAGTCTGGGCTTTAACGATAATGTATTTAACCCACATGGTCATGGTTGGCATTTAGATCGTTGTCGATTTGATTCGTTTATGGCATTACAGTTTCAAAAATCAGGTGGCGAGCTTATAGAAAATAATCGATTTGATGATGTTGCTGTCAATCAAGGGGCTTTATACCCAATACAACTTAGTTTTGTAACTGGCCAAGACATCCGTAGTCGTTTTGTGGTTGATGCAACAGGTCAGTCAGCGAAGTTGGCTCGTAAATTTGGTGCCCAGGTTAACACGCACGACTCCATGATGAGTATCGCAGCCTACTTTAACTGTGAAGATACAAAGCTTGGAGAAAATAAACTGACTTTATTAGAAGCTGTTGAATATGGCTGGTGGTATTGTGCAGCACTGCCAAACAACCAGCTTATTGTTAGCCTTACCAGCGATGCTAATCTGCTCAAAGCGTTTAGGGCAAAAGATCCTGCTAGCTGGTTTTCACTGCTTGAACAGACTCAATACGTCAAATCACGCACTTATGGCCTCCGTGCGCCAAAGCGCTTAAACAGTTGGAAAACACCCTCAAGTATATTAAATCCGCCGGCAGGAAGTGGTTGGTGTGCAGTGGGGGACGCTGCTTCATGTTATGATCCGATTAGCTCACAAGGTATTTATAAAGCGCTATCAAATGGCTTGCAAGCTGCACCCGCCATTATACAATGGCTTGAGGGCGATCCAGGTTTGTTAATTGATTATCGAAAAAGCGTTGCGAGTGATTTCATAAATTACTTAGAGCAACGGGCCTATTTTTACCAGCAAGAGCAACGTTGGAATGAAGCAGAGTTTTGGACTAATCGACGAGCAAGTTAATGTCAGTTCTATCTTTATGCACACAATATGGTCATAATTTACTGCGGTAATAAAAAGTACCGCAGTATTTTGAAATATGTCGATATGACTATCGCAGTTTAAACTGGCCAACAGAACTTGATAAAGCTTGTGCTTGCTCAGCGAGTTTATTCGCCTCAACCGATGCTAATTGAGTATCATCAAAAGTGGATTTACTGCTTTCTTCTATTTTTACAACTTCTAGTGCCATTTCTCTGGAAACCACAGATTGTTCCTCTGTTGCTGTCGCGATAGACTGGACCATGTCAGCAATGCTGGTTGCACTGTCTACAATTGCATATAGGGAGTTGCCAGCTTGCTGTGCTGAGTGCACACACCCTGATACCTTGTCCACACTGTTTTGCATTGCATTCACCGCTTGAGTTGTCTGCTGTTGAATAGTCTGGACTGTTTCAACAATTTGATTGGTCGCTTGTGAGGTCCGCTCTGCCAGTGTGCGTACTTCATCAGCGACGACCGAGAATCCCCGACCTTGCTCGCCAGCACGTGCAGCTTCGATAGCAGCATTAAGCGCGAGTAGATTTGTTTGTTCAGCAATGCTGCTGATCACACCCATCACTTCTTCTATTTGTGCACCTAGTTCCCCTAAATTGATGACTTGTTCAGACGTTTTTTGTACAGCTTGTGAAGCATCGTCAATTTCAGAGATGGTTTGGTCCACCACTTTTCCGCCTTGCAATGCTAGCTCTTTCGCTTGGCTGGCTTGTGTATTTGCATCTTGGCTTTGTCTTGCGACATCTGCGATACTGGTGCTCATTTCCTCTATTGCCGTGGCAATCAAGGTAGACTGCTCTGAGCTTGCCTGACTGCGCGTAGAAATACTGTCATTTGATCTCGCAATCTCTTTCGACGCAATATTTACTAGACCTGCTAACTGTCCTATTTGAGTGATTAAGCTGTTTAATGAACTTGTCATATCATTAGAGGCATGAGCTAAATCGTCAATTTCATCCCTTCCTTTAGGCTCAAGTTTAGTTGTAGAAATATTCCCATTTGCGGTCTGCTTGGATACAGTCAACAGCGTGTTGAGTCTGTTACTAATGGAATGACTTAATTTGTAAGCAATTAACATACTTAGAAGGGCTGCGATACATGTTGCGATCACAATGGTGCTGCCCATCAATGACATGCCTGCTGATAAGGTTATCAAAGCCTGAATACTATCATTTTTTTCTTCTTCACTTGAACGATTTAAAATGGTTTTAAGCTCTTTAAACTGGACTTGTCGAAGCTGCCTAACGACTTGTTTCGCCTGGACTGAAACACTGGGGTCGTATTGAGCAAAGACAGATTGGGCGTGCTGATAAATTGCTTCAAACAACTTTTCCACTTGTGCTAAATCATCGATTTCTTGTCTTTTATTTTCAAGGGGTTTTAATGCAGTTAAGTGCTTTTTAAACTGAATCGACGCTTGTTCAAATGAACCCTTTTCATCGACCTCTCCCGTAATGTACTCAGTCAATGATGCGATCATCATTGCCTGAGCACTGTATAGCTCAAAGTAAAGTTTTACACCTGGCAAGTCATCAGCAAGAGTTTCTTGGAGGTCAGCGGATCTCATTGCATCTTCGAACTCTTGTTGTTTCAGTCGTTTGAGTAGTTTTGATATTTGCGCAACTTGTTGGTTTTCTAGTTTATCGACTGCAGAAAATGCAGACTTCTGCATTGAAGGGTTATATATATTGAAGATATGAGTATGTGCTTGACTTTTAATTTCTCGGGACAAATCTGAAACTTTTTGTATTTTTTCTCTGTCGGAGATTGTTGCTGATTCTAGAGGTTTAAGATCAGAAAGTACTAAATTGAATCTTTTATGTGCTTGGTAAAATGCATGCTTACTTTCTTCCTCTCCTGCAAGATAACTCAATAAATGTGTCTCGATTTCAGCAAGCGTTGCATTCAATTGCATATAGTAAATAACGCCGGGCACGTCATCTGTTTTTATTTCGTTTTGAGTATCAGTGAGAGATTGAGACTTAGCCCAAATAATCACACTGCTGATGAACATTAAGCTTACTACAGAAGCAAATGATAAGTATAGTTTTTGGTAGATCTTCAAATTGGAACAGTCTAATTGGTGATTTTAGCGCAATTATATTCTGGTTTTTTATATTATTCAGTCATATAAGTGATTATATAAATTATTTCATCATGTACTGATGTAGAAGTTTCTAGAATATTCAATTTGAAGTTGGAACGATTGACTCCTGTCGTCATAACCGACGGCATAATTTATATGTATTTAGCGTATTTCCTTTGTCCTTTTCTGGTTAATAAATCGATATGTTGTATTACGTTGATTGGGATTAATAAATTCATTTAAGGTTAATTTAATGTTGGTTTTAGATTAAAAATTGATCTATCTTAGAGCTGCATATATTAAAAAAGGAAAATTGTTATGATGCGTATTTTAAAATTATCTTGTGTTTCGAGTGCTTTATTACTGTCTTGTTTTGCTAATGCGCAAAATGTCAGTGCAACGATACAATTTGCACAGCAGCTTCACAGCATTGATGGGGATATACATATTGAACTTGAATTGACAAATCATGAAAGTAAGTCTGTCGATTTATTAAAGTGGGCAACTGCTGATGAGGGAATTTCAGGAGATTTATTTTCTGTTAAGAGAGATGGAAAAGAGGTGCCTTACTTAGGCGCGCTTTATAAACGTAGAGCACCAACTGAACAGGATTACTTAGAGATTTTACCTGGTGAGAGTGTGCGCTATAAAATCGAGTTGTCAGCACTATATGACTTTTCTGCACCTGGGCAATACGAAATAAGCTACAATGCTGAATCTATACATTTGTATCGAAATAAAGACATACAGGCTTTTACAAGCAAATCGTTGCCTCGTAAAGTCAGCGCACTTAAATCGAATGTTGCTGTGACTTGGTTAGACGGTGAAGTGCAGGTATTTGATAATGATGACTTGCAAACCGACTTAATTTTCGCAACCACCAGTTACACGTCTTGTAGTAACAGTCAAAAATCCACTATTAATTCAGCTTGGAGCAGTGCAAAAACGATGTCTGCTAATGCGACCAGCTATTTGACTGGCAGAAGCACAAGCCAATTAGAAAACTCAGCTCGTTATACCACTTGGTTTGGAGACCCAACTGTGAGAGTTGGTTTTTTGTGGTTAACTAAAGCACATGAGCGAGTTGAGGACAACTTTACCGAGACTACAGATGCAATTAAAAATAAACCATTATCATTTGATTGTAGTTGCACCAGTTCTGGTACGTATGCCTACGTTTACCCTTCACAGCCTTATAAAATCTATTTTTGTGGTGCGTTTTGGGGAGCTCCACGTACCGGTACAGACTCTCAAGCAGGTACCATTATTCATGAAGTCAGTCATTTCAATGCGGTCGCCGGCACTGATGACCATGCCTATGGACACAGTGGTGCAAAGCAGTTAGCATCGTCAGATGTTAAAAAAGCAATCGAAAATGCAGACAGTTACGAATATTTTGCTGAAAATACACCTTATCAAAATTAATCGTAATTAGTATCAACGGAGTAGGGTGCGCACCGTCGTGCCCTAGAATATATGAAAAAACAATGGATGTGCTTGATAGCGTCACTCTTTATAACAGGGTGCAAGGATAATACCTTTAATATTGGTATAGATAGCAATTTTGAGTGCGACATTGCTCAGGCAAACGCCACCTTTCCAAATATGGGTTACCCTGTAGAGTTTAGATTTACCAATATGTCTGATAGCTCGGTGCGGGTGTTAACATGGCATACACCATTTGAGGGATGGTGGAGTAAATTTCTACTCGTTGAACAAAATGGAAAGAAACTCGATTACTTAGGGCCGATGGCTAAACGTTCAGCTGCGGATGAAGATGACTACATAACGTTTTTACCCAATGAAACAAAAGTAGCTTTAATAGATTTAGCACAAGCTTATCAGTTTGATGTTGAAGCACCGCTTACAATCACCTACCAAAATAATTTAGTTCATCCAGAAAAATTGGAGGCGTACTGCTCGGTAAGTCTTTTACCAATACGGCCATAGATTCGAACGTTTAACATATGTCTTTGGATGGGATTGTGGAGTCGATAAATATATTACAATAACAGTGATTTTCACTCTAAGCGTATTTAAATTGAGCGATCGAAACCATAGCGAGCTTGTTTTGATATCCATTTTCAGTGTTTATAGCATACAATGGCACGGTTTATTTTTATCAAGCGCTTATTATGTCAT harbors:
- a CDS encoding M35 family metallo-endopeptidase; amino-acid sequence: MMRILKLSCVSSALLLSCFANAQNVSATIQFAQQLHSIDGDIHIELELTNHESKSVDLLKWATADEGISGDLFSVKRDGKEVPYLGALYKRRAPTEQDYLEILPGESVRYKIELSALYDFSAPGQYEISYNAESIHLYRNKDIQAFTSKSLPRKVSALKSNVAVTWLDGEVQVFDNDDLQTDLIFATTSYTSCSNSQKSTINSAWSSAKTMSANATSYLTGRSTSQLENSARYTTWFGDPTVRVGFLWLTKAHERVEDNFTETTDAIKNKPLSFDCSCTSSGTYAYVYPSQPYKIYFCGAFWGAPRTGTDSQAGTIIHEVSHFNAVAGTDDHAYGHSGAKQLASSDVKKAIENADSYEYFAENTPYQN
- a CDS encoding methyl-accepting chemotaxis protein, which codes for MFISSVIIWAKSQSLTDTQNEIKTDDVPGVIYYMQLNATLAEIETHLLSYLAGEEESKHAFYQAHKRFNLVLSDLKPLESATISDREKIQKVSDLSREIKSQAHTHIFNIYNPSMQKSAFSAVDKLENQQVAQISKLLKRLKQQEFEDAMRSADLQETLADDLPGVKLYFELYSAQAMMIASLTEYITGEVDEKGSFEQASIQFKKHLTALKPLENKRQEIDDLAQVEKLFEAIYQHAQSVFAQYDPSVSVQAKQVVRQLRQVQFKELKTILNRSSEEEKNDSIQALITLSAGMSLMGSTIVIATCIAALLSMLIAYKLSHSISNRLNTLLTVSKQTANGNISTTKLEPKGRDEIDDLAHASNDMTSSLNSLITQIGQLAGLVNIASKEIARSNDSISTRSQASSEQSTLIATAIEEMSTSIADVARQSQDANTQASQAKELALQGGKVVDQTISEIDDASQAVQKTSEQVINLGELGAQIEEVMGVISSIAEQTNLLALNAAIEAARAGEQGRGFSVVADEVRTLAERTSQATNQIVETVQTIQQQTTQAVNAMQNSVDKVSGCVHSAQQAGNSLYAIVDSATSIADMVQSIATATEEQSVVSREMALEVVKIEESSKSTFDDTQLASVEANKLAEQAQALSSSVGQFKLR
- a CDS encoding LodA/GoxA family CTQ-dependent oxidase; its protein translation is MSKAIFRVHPAIGIARVGNSEEFYLAPESIAALKQPNKPDDKTTGGLPLDPESGEVIKSSQLRDKHGAFKRQAARFRIFAYSDIDKPSYPEKAENQEVTIGSVIQGKTVTDIKWCVHLANKKAAWFVNDDDHGVVAYENSNFPVLRNLAEGLDPYNESRLRRLVIDAGPRVLDNECRTAEFDSKSQKQAAYLQAGDKVSVEDYPVSFPFMHFDYLDVPEKGEKLSDCKGARLQKNTTATGITSLGGMHTDENGRLIVAGGYGKAVGWRLDNIDKPVPIDGPVNNDQWFDDTSDGPVTAVVEFEDGSTEEVFGGWVVVTDPSYAPQTLNVVSLFDEAYDTFVRKLNLQPEVFSGGKFNPDYKPAFDDHIKPIFKATGQQLWNAYLPEIAVQAHKSVDSIKASDDPDTTILAGLAYIRQPNPGTEATWRSQSIDEGAPLMPLSLGDSSAAGGKPFLTPTITQYQFLHSWSNHQYVDTAKQKLGEGEYLDRATLQNCLGGRFSPGIDMTWIIRETAMYQDWQSGAGPFRIKHKPLNYANIDNTHTAFLGLGWVPRHEAVEHLGLEPGDATKFMALPWHADYNSCAIHQTSPNELKSETLYWSWPAQRPVTVYVAQDYDTETQTLPPQRYSVRGTGTYPLENTPSDKHDLANAGRFWEYRDMLTKWDDIGVVVQATIIDDNRSYEPDVYLEVESRLTGDEPMLAPPKPWPLLAGSGSATRKK
- a CDS encoding NAD(P)/FAD-dependent oxidoreductase, whose protein sequence is MRDFCYDVVIIGGGPAGMAAGIALKNLGLEKVLAVEAGTYSKPKVGESIPPDTIKLFQRLGIAHDFILQNHEHCLGSYSCWGDSSLGFNDNVFNPHGHGWHLDRCRFDSFMALQFQKSGGELIENNRFDDVAVNQGALYPIQLSFVTGQDIRSRFVVDATGQSAKLARKFGAQVNTHDSMMSIAAYFNCEDTKLGENKLTLLEAVEYGWWYCAALPNNQLIVSLTSDANLLKAFRAKDPASWFSLLEQTQYVKSRTYGLRAPKRLNSWKTPSSILNPPAGSGWCAVGDAASCYDPISSQGIYKALSNGLQAAPAIIQWLEGDPGLLIDYRKSVASDFINYLEQRAYFYQQEQRWNEAEFWTNRRAS